In the genome of Hydrogenophaga sp. PBL-H3, the window CCGGTGCCTCCATCACGTTCTGCAACACGGTCAGGTGGGGCCACAGTGCGAACTGCTGGAACACCATGCCGATGCGCGTGCGAACCTGCGCGAGCTGTTTGTCGTTCATGACCACACCGCCCGAGGTGATGCCGATGGGCTGGCTGTCGATCAGGATGCGACCGCTGTCGGGGCGCTCCAGCCAGTTGATGCAGCGCAAGAGCGTTGACTTGCCCGAGCCCGAAGGGCCGAGCAGGCAGACCGTTTCGCCCGGTGCCACCGAGAACGAAATGTTGTCGAGCACGCGCAGCTTGCCGAAACTCTTGCTGAGTGACTGGACACTGAGGAGGGGGATGCGTGTGGGCATGGTGTGGGCAGGTGGTGAATCAGCGCCGCGCCTCGGCCAGGCGGCCCACGCTGGCCACGCCGGCTTCCACCACCAGGCACAGGGCCCAGTACAGCAGCACGGCACTCAGGAAGGCGGCGAATGGAATGAAGTGGCGCGACTGGATCGAGCTCACCGCGTGGGTGAGTTCGGGCAGCGTGATGATGGTGAGGAAGGCGCTGTCCTTGATGATCTGGATCAGCTGGTTGCCCAGCACCGGCGCGCTGGACAGTGCCAGCGGCGGCAGCACGATGCGCCGGAACAGGCCAAAACCGCTGTAGCCAAACGCCACGCCGGCCTCGATCGGCGCACGCGGTTGCGCAGCCCAGGCCGCGCGCCATATTTCGGCCATGTAGGCCGCGTGGTACAGGCTGAGTGCAAAGAGGCCTGCGCTCCAGGCATCGAACTGCAGGCCCAGCGACGGCAGGCCGTAGTAGACGATGTAGGCGAACAGCAGAAAGGGTGTGCAGCGCGCCAGATCGACCAGCGCCTTGGCCGGCAGCGACAGCGCGCGTTTCGGCGACATCAGCAGCATGGACAGCAGGGCACCCAGAAAGAGCGCCACCAGACCCGCCAGCACCGAGAGCAGCACGGTGTTGCCCAGGCCCGAGAGCAGCAAACCGCGCTCGGACCACACGGTGGCGAAGTCGCGCATCATGCGGCGGCTCCCGCCAGCAGCGTGCGCCGCTCCACCCAGCGCTGCACGCTCACCAGCGCATAGACGATGGGAATGTAGATCGCCAGCGCCACCAGGAACGGCGGCAGTGGTTCGTAGGTCTGTGCGCCGATGCGCACGGCCGCGCGCGTGATGTCGACCACGCCCACCACCGCCAGCACCGGCGTGAGCTTGACCAGTTGCGACATCTCGTTGATGAGGCCGGGCAGGGCGGTGCGCCAGACCTGCGGCAGCACGATGCGCCGAAAGCGCAGCGTCTGGCCCATGCCGACCGATTGCGCGGCCTCGATCTGGTCTTTGGGCAGATCGAGCAGCGCCGCGCGCCACACCTCGGCGTTGAAGGCGGCGGTGTTGAGCACCAGCGCGATCAGGCCCGCCTGCACCGGGCCAACCGACAGGCCTGCGGTGGGCAGCGCAAAGAAGATCAGCAGCACCAGCGTGACCAGCGGTGTGGCGCGCAGCAGGCTCACGTAGATGGCCACCACCGTGCCCAGCAGCGGTACCCGGGCCCAGCGCACCAGCGCCAGACCCAGCCCCAGCGGCAGGCCCAGTGCGATGCCGGCGATGGACAGCAGCAGCGTGGTCAGTGCGCCGCTGAAGATCGACAGGACATCGGCATGAGTCATGTGCTGAACGGTGTCACTGCTCGGGCGTGTAGCTCACCGGCAGCGTGAACGCTTCGCCGAACCACTTCTTCTGCAGGCCGGGCATCACGCCGTTGGCCTTTTGCGCGGCGATGAAGTCGTTCATGAACTTCTGCAGGTCGGTGTTGCCCTTTTTCACTGCCCAGGCCGGGTACGAGTTGCCCGAGACTGGCTGACCCAGTTCGAACACGTTGGGGCGCTCGGCCACCAGCGCCTTGAGGTTGATGACGGTGTTGACCACGAAGTCGGTGCGCTTGAGCGCGAGGTCCTGGTAGGCCTCGGGGTACGAGGCGTATTCCACGACCTTGCCGAGCTTGCCGCCTTCTTTGGCCAGCATGGCCTGCAGCTCGGGCAGGCGGCTCAAAAACGCGCTGCCGGTCTGCACGCCCACGGTCTTGCCATTGAGGTCCTTGATGCTTTTGATGCTGCTGTCGTCCTTGCGTTTGACGTAGTAGTGCGTGGCGTCGGCAATGGGGCTGGTGAAGTCGAGCGATTGCGTGCGCTCCTTGGTCATGAGCACGGCCGTGATGGCGATGTCGTACTTGCCGGTGGCCACGCCGGCCAGGATGCCGGGCCAGGGCAGGATCTCCTGGCGGATCTCGAACGGCGCGTATTTGCGCAGCGCGTCGACCATCTCGTTGTTGAAGCCGGTGGGCTTTCCGTCTTTCACGAACTCAAACGGGCGGAAGTCGTCTTCGGTGACCACGGTCATGTAGCCGCGCTTCTTGATCTCGTCGAGGTTGGCGGCGTGTGCGGTGCCCGCGGCACCCCAGAGGGCCGGGGCCAGCAGGAGCGCGGCGAGCACGCCACGGCGGGTGGAGGAAGCAAGGTGTCTGGACATGGTGAGATTCCTGAAGGAGGTGGGAGGAAGAACATGAACGCTGCCTGGAAAGCGCAAGGAGCGTGCCCGGTCGAGCCCCTGAAAATCCGCAGAACGAGAGACACGGCGGCGCCACCGGCCGCAAGCCCGGTGCATGGGAGTTCGAGCGCACTTCAGCGGTGCGGCGCGAGTGCCTCAGTCCGGTGCGGGCGCGGCGTGCCACTCCAGCACCTGCCAGCGCCGCGGCAGGTGTGTGCTCTCGACCACAGCCAGGTGTTCGCTCTCGCGTTCCACATGCAAGCCTGGCGCCTGCCCTTCGAGGGACGGCAAGGTGGCGCGCTCGACGGTCCACACGCCATGCTCCAGCACACCGAAGCTGATCTCGAAGTCGAGCAGGGCTTCGGCCTGCCGGGGATGGCGGGCCACCGTGTCGGCCAGGGTGTCATCGGGTGCGATCTCAAGGGGCCATGCGGTGCTGCGTGGCCGCAGGTGCATGAGGTAGCGCCCGGCCACCAGCAAGCGATCGTTGGTGGGCGCACCGTTGGCGTCGAGCGCTGCCAGTGCGATGCGCCTGCCCGTGGAGCCGGGCAAGCGTTCCCAGACCTCGAAATACCGACCGTGGATGCCCGTCTCGTGCACACAGTCGGGTGACTCGAACACCATGTGGCCAGCGTCCGGCGTGCTGCGTGGCGGCTGCAGGTCGATCTGGCGTTGCCAGGTGCAGACCTCGGCGTGGTCGGCGCTGGGGCGGGTGATGAGCGTGATGCCGCCAAAGCCCTGCTGCTCGGCGCGGCCAGCGGGTGTGCTGCGGTCGGCCTCAAGCGGCACGCGCAGGTCGCCGTGGCACAGACCGGTCTGCAGCCAGCGCACCCAGGTGGTGGTGTCGCGCAGCGTGGGGGTCTGCAAAAGGGTGCGTTGCCACACACCGTGGTAGCGGTCGGGAACTGGATCGGAAAGGTTCATGTGATGGCGTTCGGGAAGACGGGCAACTGCCGGTAGAAGGCCATGTCGTGGTTGGGCCAGAGCTGGGCGCCGGTATCAATGGCCAGCGCCTTGAGCTTTCGGATGCTCTCCACAGCCTGCTGTTCGCGGCCCTGCCACAGCGTGCCGGGCGCCACTTCGTCGTCGATGTTCTCCTGCAGGTCGGCCGCATCACCCGCCAGCAGCACCGGCGCGCCGGTGGGCAGTTCGATCAGCATCGACATGTGACCGGCGGTGTGGCCCGGTGTGGCCACGGCCTGCACGCCGGGCAGCACGCTGTACTCGCCGTGCTTCAGGCAGAACTGGAAGGCACGGCCTTCGTCGTCGAGCAGGTCGTCCTCGAACACCGCGCCGTCCAGGCCGCTGCAGGCGGCGTTCCATTCGTCGCGCTGCAGATGGATCTCGGCGCCGCAGCCGCAGCGTTTCAACTCCTTCAGTCCACCGGCGTGGTCGAAGTGCAGGTGGCCGATGAAGATCACGTCCACATCGCTCGCGCTCAGCCCCAGGCGCGCGAGGTGGTTCGGTATGCGGTGCTCCTCGCGCATGTCGGGCGCACCCATCTCGAAGGTCGCGGGGTTGTAGTGGCGCTCGCGCAGCGAAGGCGTGTGGATCTTGGCGTGGTCGCAGCCCACGTCGTAGAGGATGCGGCCGTGTTTCGTTTCGATGAGGTAAGCGAGGATCGGCGCCTCGATGGTCTGACCACGGCCTCGGTTGAAGGTGGAGATGGCCTTGTCGTAGCGGTGGGTGGCGGTGAGCAGCGGCCAGATGCGAAGTGCCTGGGTCATGGTGGTTCCCGAGATTCAGGCGCCGGTGAAGGCTTTGACCCAGGTGTCGACCCTCGCGTCCAGGCGCGTGGGCCCGGCGGTGGCCAGGTCTTGGAGCGAAACCACCACCTCGTCGGTACCGCACACACGCCCGAAGATGCCGCCTTCCACCGAGATCATGGCCAGCGCGCTGGCCTGCAGCGCGGGGTTGCTCGCGGCGGTGGCGTCACCCACGGTGGTGCAGAGGAAACCCCGGTCCACCGCTTCGCGCAGCGTGGAGTGCACGCAGACCTCGGTGGTCACGCCACAGACGATGAGGCGCTCGATGTCGTGCGCGGCCAGCACCTGCGCCAGCCGCGTGCGGTGGAAGGCGCCGTAGCCGGGCTTGTCGATCACTTCTTCGCCCGCCACCGGGCGCACGGCGTCCACGAAGTCGTGGCCTTGTTCGCCACGCACCAGCAAGCGACCCAGCGGCCCGAGGCTGCCGATGGGGGCACCCGCATCCACGCTGCGTTGCAGTTTGGCGGCGGTGCAGTCGCTCAGGTCGCTCAGGTGGCCTTCGCGGGTGTGCACCACCAGCAGGCCGGCGGCGCGCGCGGCCCGCAGCAGCCGCACGGTGTTGGCCACCACCGCCTGCATGGGTCCGATGTCGATGCCAGCTTTGTCGGCGTAGCCGCCGGGGCTGCAGAAATCGCGCTGCAGGTCGATCACGACCAGCGCGGTGTGGGTGGGGTCGAACGCGGCGTCCATGCTCAGGCTCAGGCGGGTCGCGTGAAGCCGGTGGTGATGGCCTCGGCCATGCGGCGCGCCACCTCATCGGCAAGCAGCCGGCCCTTGATGGCGTCAGACCCCTTGGCCGACGAGAGCACGCCCGAGGCCGGCACCCAGTCGGTGCGCGGCGGGTACATGTCGTAGGGTGGAAAGTCGGCCGGGCCGTCGTCGGGCAGCAGGTCCATGCGCACGAGATTCGGGTGGAAGTGCAACATCATCGAGGTCTCCAGCACGGCCGCGTGTTCCAGCGCGAAGCCGGGAAACCCGTCGGGGAAGACATCGCCCAGGGTGTCAGGCGTCATGAAGTCCCAGTACTCCAGGCGCATCACCTGCAACTGGTTCGTCGGGTCGGCGGCCTTGGCGTCGCGCAGGCCGAGGTCGATGCCTTCGATCAGGAACCACTGGTTCTCATAGTGGCCGTTCACGATCACCAGCTTCGTCAGACCGTGCCGCGCGAATTCGCGCACCGCGTCGCGCACCTGGCCCACCAGCGTGGCCGCGTCCACGCTGGTGGTGCCGCAGAAATGCTGGCCGCCGCCGCATTTGGGCTGCGACTTGTAGCCATACGACAGCGTGGGTGCCACCAGCCCGCCCACGAGCGCGGCGGTGTCGGCGGCCACGGCACTCGACAGCAGGCCGTCGGTGCCCAGCGGCAGGTGCGGGCCGTGTTGTTCGAGCGCGCCCACTGGCAGCAGCACGGGCGGCTGGTCTTGCAGGACGCGCGACTGGTAGTCCACCCACGAGAGTTCGTTCATCCACACGGTGGGGTTCATTCAGGCTCCTTGGGGTTTGGGTTGAGGCGAGGTGTCCAGCGCTTCGGCGAACGCGGCCATGGCGATCAGCGCGCCGCCAGCCCACTCCAGGCCGGTCATGGATTCGTCGCCGAACCACAGCGCGCTCATCACCGCCACCACCAGCTCGGCCAGCAGGATCACACCGGCCTTGCTGCTCTCGATGTGGGTGACGCCGAACTGCCAGGTGGCGGTGGCCAGCAGCAGCCAGACGAAGCCATAGGCCAGCACGGCCAGCCACACGCCGATGCCCATGTTCGCGGGCACGGCGTGGCCCAGCGCGCTGGTGGCCGCAAGCGAGATGACACCGCAACCCACAAACACCGCGAAGGTCTTGCTCACCATGGGCACCTGCTGCGAGGCGCGCGCGATCACGTTGTTGGCCGGGAAGCAGAAGCCCGCCGAGAGCGCGAGAAAGTCAACGAAGGTGAAGGACAGATCGAGCCCACCCGGGCCGCCGAGAAAGAGCCACAGGCCCAGCAGCGCCACCACCACAGCAGCCCAGCGCAGAGGCGGGATGCGCTCTTTCAAAAACAGCCAGCCCCCCAGCACCGACCACACGGGCGAGAGGTAAAACAAAAACATCACCCGCACCACGTCGCCCAGCATCAGCGCATTGACAAACGAGGTGTTCGCCCAGCCACCCACCACGGCCAGCGCCAGCAGCAGGCCCCACTGGGGGCGCCACGCGGCGCGCTGGCGCCAGATGAAGACGCTGGTGAACAAGCCCACCACGCCGTAGGACAAAAGCGACACCATGGGACCGGTGAGCCCCTGCGCGATGAACCACTTCAGCGGCATCCACGACAAGCCCCAGAGCGAGGCGGAAAACAGCAGCACGCCGGTGGCGACACGGTTGGACGGTTGGGTGAGCAGGGACATGGCGGGTGATCAGGGCATGACGGAGCCGCCATTGGGCCCCAGGATCTGGCCGCAGTAGAAGCGCGACAAGTCGCTGGCGAGGAAGAGCGCGGTGGCGGCGATTTCCTCGGGCTCGGCCACGCGGTGTTGCGGGATCGCCAGCTCCTTCTCCATCCACTCGGGGCTCATGCTCTCCAGCGAGACCATGGCGGTGTTGACCGGGCCGGGCGCGATGGCATTGACGCGGATACCGTGCGGCGCGAACTCCCGCGCCAGCGACTTGGTCAGGCCGATCACGCCGGCCTTGGCCGCGCAGTAGGGTGCGTAGTTCTCGCGGCCCAGGATGCCGAGGTCGGACGCGAGGTTGACGATGACACCACTGCCGCGCGCCACCATGCCCGGCAGCACGGCGCGCGATACCAGAAAAACCGACTTGAGGTCGGTGGCCAGCATGCGGTCCCAATCGGTTTCGGTGGTGTCCAGGAAGGGCTTCTCCTGGATGATGCCGGCGTTGTTGACGAGGATGTGGAGGTCGCCCACGGCGTGCAGGGCTTCGTCCACCAGGCGCTGCACCGCCGCGCCGTCGCTCACGTCGGCGCTGATCGCCACGGCATGCCCGCCTGCGCTCCTGATGGTCTGCACCAGGGTGGCGGCCTGTTGCGGCTGGTTCAGGTGGTTGACGACCACGCGGGCGCCGGCTTGCGCGAGCGTCAGCGCGATGGCGCGGCCGATGCCGGTGGCCGCGCCCGTGACGAGGGCGGTCTGGCCTTCCAGAGAGATCGCTGCGTTCATGCCATCACCTCGCCGTG includes:
- a CDS encoding amino acid ABC transporter permease, translating into MMRDFATVWSERGLLLSGLGNTVLLSVLAGLVALFLGALLSMLLMSPKRALSLPAKALVDLARCTPFLLFAYIVYYGLPSLGLQFDAWSAGLFALSLYHAAYMAEIWRAAWAAQPRAPIEAGVAFGYSGFGLFRRIVLPPLALSSAPVLGNQLIQIIKDSAFLTIITLPELTHAVSSIQSRHFIPFAAFLSAVLLYWALCLVVEAGVASVGRLAEARR
- a CDS encoding DMT family transporter; the protein is MSLLTQPSNRVATGVLLFSASLWGLSWMPLKWFIAQGLTGPMVSLLSYGVVGLFTSVFIWRQRAAWRPQWGLLLALAVVGGWANTSFVNALMLGDVVRVMFLFYLSPVWSVLGGWLFLKERIPPLRWAAVVVALLGLWLFLGGPGGLDLSFTFVDFLALSAGFCFPANNVIARASQQVPMVSKTFAVFVGCGVISLAATSALGHAVPANMGIGVWLAVLAYGFVWLLLATATWQFGVTHIESSKAGVILLAELVVAVMSALWFGDESMTGLEWAGGALIAMAAFAEALDTSPQPKPQGA
- a CDS encoding cysteine hydrolase family protein, translated to MDAAFDPTHTALVVIDLQRDFCSPGGYADKAGIDIGPMQAVVANTVRLLRAARAAGLLVVHTREGHLSDLSDCTAAKLQRSVDAGAPIGSLGPLGRLLVRGEQGHDFVDAVRPVAGEEVIDKPGYGAFHRTRLAQVLAAHDIERLIVCGVTTEVCVHSTLREAVDRGFLCTTVGDATAASNPALQASALAMISVEGGIFGRVCGTDEVVVSLQDLATAGPTRLDARVDTWVKAFTGA
- a CDS encoding N-acyl homoserine lactonase family protein, translated to MTQALRIWPLLTATHRYDKAISTFNRGRGQTIEAPILAYLIETKHGRILYDVGCDHAKIHTPSLRERHYNPATFEMGAPDMREEHRIPNHLARLGLSASDVDVIFIGHLHFDHAGGLKELKRCGCGAEIHLQRDEWNAACSGLDGAVFEDDLLDDEGRAFQFCLKHGEYSVLPGVQAVATPGHTAGHMSMLIELPTGAPVLLAGDAADLQENIDDEVAPGTLWQGREQQAVESIRKLKALAIDTGAQLWPNHDMAFYRQLPVFPNAIT
- a CDS encoding amino acid ABC transporter permease, translating into MTHADVLSIFSGALTTLLLSIAGIALGLPLGLGLALVRWARVPLLGTVVAIYVSLLRATPLVTLVLLIFFALPTAGLSVGPVQAGLIALVLNTAAFNAEVWRAALLDLPKDQIEAAQSVGMGQTLRFRRIVLPQVWRTALPGLINEMSQLVKLTPVLAVVGVVDITRAAVRIGAQTYEPLPPFLVALAIYIPIVYALVSVQRWVERRTLLAGAAA
- a CDS encoding SDR family NAD(P)-dependent oxidoreductase; its protein translation is MNAAISLEGQTALVTGAATGIGRAIALTLAQAGARVVVNHLNQPQQAATLVQTIRSAGGHAVAISADVSDGAAVQRLVDEALHAVGDLHILVNNAGIIQEKPFLDTTETDWDRMLATDLKSVFLVSRAVLPGMVARGSGVIVNLASDLGILGRENYAPYCAAKAGVIGLTKSLAREFAPHGIRVNAIAPGPVNTAMVSLESMSPEWMEKELAIPQHRVAEPEEIAATALFLASDLSRFYCGQILGPNGGSVMP
- a CDS encoding creatininase; the protein is MNPTVWMNELSWVDYQSRVLQDQPPVLLPVGALEQHGPHLPLGTDGLLSSAVAADTAALVGGLVAPTLSYGYKSQPKCGGGQHFCGTTSVDAATLVGQVRDAVREFARHGLTKLVIVNGHYENQWFLIEGIDLGLRDAKAADPTNQLQVMRLEYWDFMTPDTLGDVFPDGFPGFALEHAAVLETSMMLHFHPNLVRMDLLPDDGPADFPPYDMYPPRTDWVPASGVLSSAKGSDAIKGRLLADEVARRMAEAITTGFTRPA
- a CDS encoding transporter substrate-binding domain-containing protein; the encoded protein is MSRHLASSTRRGVLAALLLAPALWGAAGTAHAANLDEIKKRGYMTVVTEDDFRPFEFVKDGKPTGFNNEMVDALRKYAPFEIRQEILPWPGILAGVATGKYDIAITAVLMTKERTQSLDFTSPIADATHYYVKRKDDSSIKSIKDLNGKTVGVQTGSAFLSRLPELQAMLAKEGGKLGKVVEYASYPEAYQDLALKRTDFVVNTVINLKALVAERPNVFELGQPVSGNSYPAWAVKKGNTDLQKFMNDFIAAQKANGVMPGLQKKWFGEAFTLPVSYTPEQ